A DNA window from Pseudochaenichthys georgianus unplaced genomic scaffold, fPseGeo1.2 scaffold_830_arrow_ctg1, whole genome shotgun sequence contains the following coding sequences:
- the LOC139433653 gene encoding arf-GAP with Rho-GAP domain, ANK repeat and PH domain-containing protein 3-like, which translates to MPLVPIRGHESNSSMLSANQTLRKLHDRRTLSMYFPMKVQQDAFEERLESPPLPEPLYEEVGDFGLQVLQSLETSFLSGGASETQEVPDPPPLRLLPEDPPSEDPLQSGGCTLSQELLLKELSSAFIKKTREEEEEEEEEEEEEEEEEEEEEEEEEEEEEAEA; encoded by the exons ATGCCGCTCGTCCCGATCCGAGGACACGAGAGCAACAGCAGCATGCTGTCGGCCAATCAGACGCTG AGGAAGCTCCACGACAGACGCACGCTCTCCATGTACTTT CCCATGAAGGTGCAGCAGGATGCGTTCGAGGAGCGTCTGGAGTCCCCGCCGCTCCCCGAGCCTCTGTACGAGGAGGTGGGGGACTTCGGCCTGCAGGTGCTCCAGTCTCTAGAGACCAGCTTCCTGTCGGGGGGGGCCTCCGAGACACAGGAGGTGCCCGACCCCCCCCCGCTCAGACTGCTTCCCGAGGACCCCCCCTCTGAGGACCCCCTGCAGAGCGGAGGCTGCACCCTGTCTCAggagctgctgctgaaggagctTTCCTCCGCCTTCATCAAGAAGaccagggaggaggaggaggaggaggaggaggaggaggaggaggaggaggaggaggaggaggaggaggaggaggaggaggaggaggaggaggaggcggaggcGTGA